The window CAGCGTGATCGGCCGATGCCCGGTCTCCTGGAACCAGTAGAGCATGGTGACCGAGATCAGGTTGCCGATATGCAGGCTGGTCGCAGTCGCGTCATAGCCGACATAAGCGGTCTGAGGCCCCTGCCGGCAGAGGGCATCGAGCTCCTCCGGGTTCGAGACCTGATGGATAAGGCCACGCTCGTCGAGCGCACGCAGGAAGTCGGATTTGAAGGCGGTCATGGCGGCTTGCGATCTGATCTTTGTCGTTCCGCCGTCGTCTAGAGCATGTTCCGCCAAAGTGGAAACCGCTTTTGCGGCGAAAGCGCCCCGGGCTTCATCCGGGAATGCGATCGAGCCATAGCCTGGCGGGGTCGCTGCGGTGCGGCGGTTCTAGGATGTCCCGTGTCAGCCCCAGGTCACGGAGCGCTCGATCGTCCAGCGTCGCGAGAGGGTATCGCGTGCGAGCGGCGGTCGCATGGCGCTGCCAGAGCGCCAGCAGGCCGTGCAGGAGGGAAGCGCCACCGCGTGGGAGCGGCGCTGTTTGCGAAAGGCAAGTCATGATCGGATCCTCACAGGAGCAGGCGGCAGTGCCGCTGATGTGAGGTGAATCTGGGCCAGACGGGGCAGGGCGACAAAGCGGAAGATTGTCATCTGCCATAAAGACAGCTTATGCTTCGGCATGCCCGCGCCTCCGCCGCCTCCGAAGCTTCCGCCTCTCGCCGCGGTCCGAGTCTTCGAGGCTGCCGCGCGCCACCAGAATTTCACCCGCGCTGCCGAGGAACTCGGCATGACGCAGGCTGCCGTGAGCTATCAGATCCGGCTGCTGGAGGATCGTGTCGGAGCTGCGCTGTTCGTGCGCCAACCGCGCCAGGTCGTGCTGACGGCGATCGGCCAACGGCTC is drawn from Bosea sp. Tri-49 and contains these coding sequences:
- a CDS encoding DUF1127 domain-containing protein is translated as MADDNLPLCRPAPSGPDSPHISGTAACSCEDPIMTCLSQTAPLPRGGASLLHGLLALWQRHATAARTRYPLATLDDRALRDLGLTRDILEPPHRSDPARLWLDRIPG